A DNA window from Phyllostomus discolor isolate MPI-MPIP mPhyDis1 chromosome X, mPhyDis1.pri.v3, whole genome shotgun sequence contains the following coding sequences:
- the SPIN4 gene encoding spindlin-4 codes for MSPPTVPPMGVDGVSAYLMKKRHTHRKQRRKPTFLTRRNIVGCRIQHGWKEGNEPVEQWKGTVLEQVSVKPTLYIIKYDGKDSVYGLELHRDKRVLALEILPERVPTPRIDSRLADSLIGKAVGHVFEGEHGRKDEWKGMVLARAPVMDTWFYITYEKDPVLYMYTLLDDYKDGDLRIIPDSNYYFPTAEREPGEVVDSLVGKQVEHAKDDGSKRTGIFIHQVVAKPSVYFIKFDDDIHIYVYGLVKTP; via the coding sequence ATGTCGCCCCCAACTGTGCCTCCGATGGGTGTAGATGGTGTGTCCGCATACCTGATGAAGAAAAGGCACACCCACAGGAAGCAGCGGCGAAAGCCCACTTTCCTTACCCGCAGGAACATCGTGGGCTGCCGCATTCAGCACGGCTGGAAGGAAGGCAACGAGCCGGTGGAGCAATGGAAGGGCACCGTGCTCGAGCAGGTCTCTGTGAAGCCCACGCTCTACATCATCAAGTACGATGGCAAGGATAGCGTGTACGGGCTGGAACTGCACCGAGATAAGAGAGTTTTAGCGCTCGAGATCCTTCCTGAGAGAGTGCCAACTCCTCGCATCGATTCCCGCCTCGCAGATTCCCTGATTGGCAAGGCGGTGGGGCATGTGTTTGAGGGTGAGCACGGTCGAAAAGATGAATGGAAGGGCATGGTGCTGGCGCGAGCCCCCGTGATGGACACTTGGTTTTACATCACCTACGAGAAAGATCCTGTGCTTTACATGTACACGCTCCTGGATGACTACAAAGATGGTGACCTGCGCATCATTCCAGATTCCAACTACTACTTCCCTACAGCAGAACGGGAGCCCGGAGAAGTGGTCGACAGCCTCGTGGGCAAGCAGGTGGAACACGCCAAAGATGATGGGTCCAAGAGAACCGGCATTTTCATCCATCAAGTGGTGGCCAAGCCGTCCGTCTACTTCATTAAGTTTGATGATGATATTCACATTTATGTGTATGGTTTGGTGAAAACTCCCTAA